The following are from one region of the Sandaracinus amylolyticus genome:
- the fabZ gene encoding 3-hydroxyacyl-ACP dehydratase FabZ: MELDVERILRILPHRSPFLLLDRVTELSPRKSARGLKCVTYNEPFFPGHFPGQPIFPSVLIVESMSQLLAVLVYASEPFDPGQKVLYFLGFDAAKFRRPVVPGDRMVLDVEITQRRSNIWKAHATATVDGNLCAQAELLAALTDRGELPSH; the protein is encoded by the coding sequence ATGGAGCTCGACGTCGAACGGATCCTCCGGATCCTCCCGCATCGCTCGCCGTTCCTGCTCCTCGATCGCGTGACGGAGCTGAGCCCGCGCAAGTCGGCGCGCGGGCTCAAGTGCGTCACGTACAACGAGCCGTTCTTCCCGGGGCACTTCCCGGGTCAGCCGATCTTCCCGAGCGTGCTCATCGTCGAGTCGATGTCGCAGCTGCTCGCGGTGCTCGTGTACGCGTCGGAGCCCTTCGACCCCGGCCAGAAGGTCCTCTACTTCCTCGGCTTCGACGCCGCGAAGTTCCGACGCCCGGTGGTGCCCGGCGATCGCATGGTGCTCGACGTCGAGATCACGCAGCGACGCTCGAACATCTGGAAGGCGCACGCGACCGCCACGGTCGACGGCAACCTGTGCGCGCAGGCCGAGCTGCTCGCGGCGCTCACGGATCGCGGCGAGCTGCCGAGCCATTGA
- a CDS encoding MlaC/ttg2D family ABC transporter substrate-binding protein: MTMRTIFLALALAALSFTSIASIASAQEGGAATRFLRQRHDEVTRIMRRDASTDAARAARSQEVTRILSQLLDYQELSRRALGTHWESRTPAQRTQFVDLLRQLVERNYEANLERIQDFEVRYTREEAISDGTVVFTEARSRQERRQPPVEISYSMHLTEGAWRVFDVNTDGVSLVRNYNRQFNRIIGQDGWDALITRMQERLASGRTE; the protein is encoded by the coding sequence ATGACGATGCGCACGATCTTCCTCGCCCTCGCGCTCGCCGCGCTCTCGTTCACCTCGATCGCCTCGATCGCCTCGGCCCAGGAGGGCGGGGCCGCGACGCGCTTCCTCCGGCAGCGCCACGACGAGGTCACGCGCATCATGAGGCGTGACGCCTCGACCGACGCAGCGCGCGCCGCGCGCAGCCAGGAGGTCACGCGCATCCTGAGCCAGCTCCTCGACTACCAGGAGCTCTCGCGCCGTGCGCTCGGGACCCACTGGGAGTCGCGCACGCCGGCGCAGCGCACGCAGTTCGTCGATCTCCTGCGCCAGCTCGTCGAGCGCAATTACGAGGCGAACCTCGAGCGCATCCAGGACTTCGAGGTGCGCTACACGCGCGAAGAGGCGATCTCCGACGGAACGGTGGTGTTCACCGAGGCGCGCTCGCGCCAGGAGCGCCGTCAGCCGCCGGTCGAGATCTCCTACTCGATGCACCTGACCGAGGGTGCGTGGCGGGTGTTCGACGTGAACACCGACGGGGTCAGCCTGGTCCGGAACTACAACCGTCAGTTCAATCGGATCATCGGCCAGGACGGCTGGGACGCGCTGATCACGCGCATGCAGGAGCGCCTCGCGTCGGGTCGCACCGAGTGA
- a CDS encoding TolC family protein: MRRPARLLALSAIATLLALPLAAVAQDAGSSRETSESGEGASETAGPPVYDLAKLLRAAERSYPGIRAAEARIRAARAQLDEAWVTPYFQSWVTAGFTLAPEARGSPILSPDAQVPLSNPWQPVLGFDFQGAIPLWTFGKLGAAREAARAGIRASESDRARVRAQLLYDVRRAYFALQLALDVQQMLREGMPALEEAIERTDDRIAEGDPEVDEMDRFRLAAALSEIRARQAQAAHLQASSHAALQILSGVRELRVPDCPIQVVDARLRPLTQYVSSAMSDRPEVRMLEAAQRAREASLDVARAGFWPDLALTYRFAISYAPGITDQTNPFIIDPANYMNIGAGIALRWSLDFWGNAYRVDRESALLDDVRMRFEEARRGMELEITDAYNTVVEARDRETAFDRGRRETRAWFITAAQAVELGTAETNDLVDAVRAYFTARYSHLQAIHDFNSALANLERVSAMPVTDRWEDACD, from the coding sequence GTGCGCAGGCCCGCCCGACTCCTCGCGCTGAGCGCGATCGCGACGCTGCTCGCGCTCCCACTCGCGGCGGTCGCGCAGGACGCGGGCTCGAGCCGCGAGACGAGCGAGAGCGGCGAGGGCGCGAGCGAGACGGCGGGCCCACCGGTCTACGATCTCGCGAAGCTCCTGCGCGCGGCGGAGCGCAGCTATCCCGGCATCCGCGCCGCCGAAGCGCGCATCCGCGCGGCGCGCGCGCAGCTCGACGAGGCGTGGGTCACGCCCTACTTCCAGTCGTGGGTGACCGCGGGCTTCACGCTCGCGCCCGAGGCGCGCGGCAGTCCGATCCTCTCACCCGACGCGCAGGTCCCGCTCTCGAACCCGTGGCAGCCCGTGCTCGGCTTCGACTTCCAGGGCGCGATCCCGCTCTGGACGTTCGGCAAGCTCGGCGCGGCGCGCGAGGCCGCGCGCGCCGGCATCCGCGCGTCGGAGTCCGACCGCGCGCGCGTGCGTGCGCAGCTGCTCTACGACGTGCGTCGCGCCTACTTCGCGCTGCAGCTCGCGCTCGACGTGCAGCAGATGTTGCGCGAGGGCATGCCCGCGCTCGAAGAAGCGATCGAGCGCACCGACGATCGCATCGCGGAGGGCGATCCCGAGGTCGACGAGATGGATCGCTTCCGCCTCGCGGCTGCGCTCTCCGAGATTCGCGCGCGACAGGCGCAGGCGGCGCACCTCCAGGCGAGCTCGCACGCGGCGCTCCAGATCCTCAGCGGCGTGCGCGAGCTGCGCGTGCCCGACTGTCCGATCCAGGTCGTCGACGCGCGCCTGCGCCCGCTGACCCAGTACGTCTCGAGCGCGATGAGCGATCGCCCCGAGGTGCGCATGCTCGAGGCCGCACAGCGCGCGCGCGAGGCGAGCCTCGACGTCGCGCGCGCCGGGTTCTGGCCCGACCTCGCGCTGACGTATCGCTTCGCGATCAGCTACGCGCCCGGCATCACGGACCAGACGAACCCGTTCATCATCGACCCCGCGAACTACATGAACATCGGCGCGGGCATCGCGCTGCGGTGGTCACTCGACTTCTGGGGCAACGCGTACCGCGTCGATCGCGAGAGCGCGCTCCTCGACGACGTGCGCATGCGCTTCGAGGAGGCGCGGCGCGGCATGGAGCTCGAGATCACCGACGCGTACAACACCGTCGTCGAGGCGCGCGATCGCGAGACGGCGTTCGACCGCGGCCGGCGCGAGACGCGCGCGTGGTTCATCACCGCGGCCCAGGCGGTCGAGCTCGGCACCGCCGAGACCAACGATCTCGTCGACGCAGTGCGTGCCTATTTCACGGCGCGCTACTCGCATCTGCAGGCGATCCACGACTTCAACTCCGCGCTCGCGAACCTCGAGCGCGTCTCGGCGATGCCCGTCACCGATCGCTGGGAAGACGCCTGCGATTGA